One Pseudomonas sp. HOU2 genomic window carries:
- the rnd gene encoding ribonuclease D yields the protein MAIDIHWIRDNESLAQFCAEWQQLPFVALDTEFMRVDTFYPIAGLLQVGDGKRAYLIDPLTIDAWQPLAALLENPAVLKVLHACSEDLEVLLRLTGSLPAPLFDTQLAAAYLNLGFSMGYSRLVQEVLGIELPKGETRSDWLQRPLSDTQISYAAEDAVHLAEVFVQLRPKLSDDKFAWVLEDGAELVANLRRETDPYEVYREAKLAWKLSRAQLAVLRELCAWREKEARARDLPRNRIVREHSLWPLARTQPDNLAALGKIEDMHPRTVRQDGQFLLDLIKRSGSVGPDQWPPAVPEPLPVEAAALIKQLRALGQVEAERLGIAPELMLRKKTLEALVKSGFPEGPYQLPESLRGWRRELMGQKLLDSLATAGEQP from the coding sequence GTGGCCATCGATATTCACTGGATTCGCGACAACGAAAGCCTCGCGCAGTTTTGCGCCGAGTGGCAGCAACTGCCGTTCGTTGCCCTCGACACCGAATTCATGCGGGTCGACACCTTCTACCCGATTGCCGGTTTGCTGCAGGTCGGTGACGGCAAACGCGCCTACCTGATCGATCCGCTGACCATCGACGCCTGGCAACCGCTGGCGGCGTTGCTGGAAAACCCGGCGGTGCTCAAAGTCCTGCATGCCTGCAGCGAAGACCTCGAAGTGTTGCTGCGCCTGACCGGCAGCCTGCCGGCGCCACTGTTCGACACACAATTGGCAGCGGCCTACCTGAACCTCGGGTTCTCGATGGGCTATTCGCGACTGGTGCAGGAAGTACTCGGTATCGAGCTGCCGAAGGGCGAAACCCGTTCCGACTGGTTGCAGCGTCCACTTTCCGACACACAAATCAGCTACGCCGCCGAAGACGCGGTGCATCTGGCGGAAGTTTTCGTACAGCTGCGGCCGAAACTGTCTGACGACAAATTCGCCTGGGTGCTGGAGGACGGCGCCGAACTGGTGGCCAACCTGCGCCGCGAGACCGACCCGTACGAGGTCTATCGCGAAGCCAAACTGGCGTGGAAACTGTCCCGCGCCCAACTGGCGGTGCTGCGTGAGCTGTGCGCCTGGCGTGAAAAAGAAGCGCGTGCCCGTGATCTGCCGCGCAACCGCATCGTCCGTGAACACTCGCTGTGGCCGCTGGCCCGCACGCAACCGGACAACCTCGCCGCGCTGGGCAAGATCGAAGACATGCACCCGCGTACCGTGCGTCAGGACGGCCAATTTCTGCTTGATCTGATCAAGCGCTCTGGCAGTGTGGGGCCTGATCAATGGCCGCCGGCGGTGCCGGAACCATTGCCGGTCGAAGCGGCGGCGCTGATCAAGCAACTGCGCGCCCTCGGCCAGGTCGAAGCTGAGCGTTTGGGTATCGCACCGGAACTGATGCTGCGCAAGAAAACCCTCGAAGCGCTGGTCAAAAGCGGCTTCCCCGAGGGCCCATATCAATTGCCTGAGTCGCTGCGTGGCTGGCGCCGCGAACTCATGGGCCAGAAGCTGCTCGACAGCCTGGCCACCGCCGGAGAACAGCCTTGA
- a CDS encoding YcgL domain-containing protein codes for MKRICSIYQSSKRSGMYLYVLKSDALERVPEALMAAFGKPKHSFDLVLSPERKLASEDIVVVLENLDKQGYHLQMPPAEDEYIEHLPEELLRRNDPV; via the coding sequence TTGAAACGTATTTGCTCCATTTACCAAAGCTCCAAGCGAAGCGGAATGTACCTTTATGTGCTCAAGAGCGATGCGCTTGAGCGCGTACCCGAGGCACTGATGGCTGCTTTCGGCAAGCCGAAACATTCGTTCGATCTGGTGCTGTCGCCTGAGCGCAAGCTGGCCAGCGAGGACATCGTCGTGGTCCTGGAAAACCTCGACAAGCAGGGCTACCACCTGCAGATGCCACCGGCCGAGGACGAGTACATCGAACACCTGCCCGAAGAATTGCTGCGACGCAACGACCCGGTCTGA
- a CDS encoding D-2-hydroxyacid dehydrogenase codes for MRVLIAEHDHAVYARLLRQAAPELEVLTSGDSAELARQAADCPVWLGQPDLLATLLRQGHQPQWLQSTWAGITPLLADGLRRDYRLTRAVGIFGQVMAEYVLTYMLGHEREVLARLVSQVERKWDNRTGQSLVGRKVLIVGTGDIGQSVAQFLLPFGVELYGIASSAREQAPFVEVGSMADLPRLVGEVDYVVNLLPNTEHTHDIYDAALFKQFKPTGLFINVGRGVAVVDADLVEALKEGHLAGAVIDVCRQEPLPQRHPFWTAWGLLLTGHSSAPTSPALMVQLFVDNLKAYQAGEALRGEVDFNRGY; via the coding sequence ATGCGCGTTCTGATTGCTGAACACGACCACGCGGTGTACGCCCGGCTGCTGCGTCAGGCGGCCCCCGAACTTGAAGTACTGACCAGTGGCGACTCTGCCGAACTGGCCCGTCAGGCGGCCGATTGCCCGGTGTGGCTGGGGCAGCCGGATCTGCTGGCGACCCTGCTGCGTCAGGGCCATCAACCGCAATGGCTGCAATCGACCTGGGCCGGCATCACGCCGCTGCTCGCCGACGGTCTGCGCCGCGATTACCGTCTGACCCGCGCGGTGGGGATCTTCGGTCAGGTGATGGCCGAATACGTGCTGACCTACATGCTCGGTCACGAGCGTGAAGTGCTGGCGCGGCTGGTCAGCCAGGTCGAGCGCAAGTGGGACAACCGCACCGGCCAGAGTCTGGTCGGGCGCAAGGTGCTGATCGTCGGCACCGGCGATATCGGCCAGAGCGTGGCGCAGTTTCTGTTGCCGTTCGGCGTCGAGTTGTACGGCATCGCCAGCAGCGCGCGCGAGCAGGCGCCGTTCGTCGAAGTCGGCTCGATGGCCGATCTGCCGCGACTGGTGGGGGAGGTCGATTACGTGGTCAACCTGCTGCCGAATACCGAACACACCCACGACATTTACGACGCGGCGCTGTTCAAGCAATTCAAACCGACCGGTTTGTTCATCAACGTTGGGCGCGGCGTGGCGGTGGTTGATGCGGATCTGGTCGAAGCCCTGAAGGAAGGGCATCTGGCCGGTGCGGTGATCGACGTCTGCCGTCAGGAGCCGCTGCCGCAACGCCATCCGTTCTGGACCGCTTGGGGCCTGCTGCTGACCGGGCACAGCTCGGCACCGACGTCGCCGGCGTTAATGGTGCAGTTGTTTGTCGACAACCTGAAGGCGTATCAGGCGGGAGAGGCGTTGCGCGGGGAAGTGGATTTCAACCGCGGATATTGA
- a CDS encoding nitroreductase family protein, with protein sequence MSANPRVADYAIHPQFTDRWSPRAFTGEAIPEETLLSFFEAARWAPSAYNSQPWRFLYARRDTPNWQRFLGLLNEFNRSWAQHASALVIVMSKTTFTAPGASEESPALWHTFDTGSAWGHLALQASISGWHTHGMAGFDQELTRKELNIPEGYALHAAVAIGKLGDKATLAEYLQAREEPSPRRPLSELAAEGSFTL encoded by the coding sequence ATGAGTGCCAACCCTCGCGTTGCCGATTACGCCATTCACCCGCAGTTCACCGACCGCTGGTCGCCCCGCGCCTTCACTGGCGAAGCGATCCCGGAAGAAACCCTGCTGAGCTTTTTCGAAGCCGCACGCTGGGCGCCGTCGGCGTACAACTCGCAGCCGTGGCGTTTTCTGTATGCGCGTCGCGATACGCCGAACTGGCAGCGCTTCCTGGGTCTACTGAACGAGTTCAACCGCAGCTGGGCGCAACACGCGTCGGCGCTGGTGATCGTGATGTCGAAAACCACGTTCACCGCACCCGGTGCCAGTGAAGAGTCCCCGGCGTTGTGGCACACCTTCGACACCGGTTCGGCCTGGGGCCACCTGGCGCTGCAAGCGAGCATCAGCGGCTGGCACACCCACGGCATGGCCGGTTTCGATCAGGAGCTGACCCGCAAGGAGCTGAATATTCCAGAAGGTTATGCGCTGCATGCGGCGGTCGCTATCGGCAAGCTGGGTGACAAGGCAACTCTGGCCGAGTACCTGCAGGCCCGTGAAGAACCGAGCCCGCGTCGTCCGCTGAGTGAGCTGGCGGCGGAAGGCAGCTTCACCCTTTAA
- a CDS encoding YcgN family cysteine cluster protein yields MAAKVEPFWKRKTLEQLDHEEWESLCDGCGLCCLQKLEDEEDNSVYYTRIACKLLDLKTCQCSDYPNRIKFVPDCIQLTPGQAEEFKWLPPTCGYRLVSEGKDLPLWHHLVCGDRDAVHHERISQSGRMLAEGSVPEDDWEDHLIFRAG; encoded by the coding sequence ATGGCCGCCAAAGTCGAACCGTTCTGGAAACGCAAAACCCTCGAGCAACTGGATCACGAGGAATGGGAATCGCTGTGCGACGGCTGCGGTTTGTGCTGCCTGCAGAAACTCGAAGATGAAGAAGACAACAGCGTCTATTACACGCGCATCGCCTGCAAACTGCTGGACCTGAAGACCTGCCAGTGCAGCGACTACCCGAATCGCATCAAGTTTGTCCCGGACTGTATCCAGCTCACTCCGGGCCAGGCCGAAGAATTCAAATGGCTGCCGCCGACCTGCGGTTATCGGCTGGTCAGCGAGGGCAAGGATCTGCCGTTGTGGCACCACCTGGTGTGTGGCGACCGTGACGCCGTGCATCACGAACGGATTTCCCAGTCCGGGCGCATGCTCGCCGAAGGCAGCGTGCCGGAGGATGACTGGGAAGATCACCTGATTTTTCGCGCCGGTTAA